A single window of Kitasatospora sp. HUAS MG31 DNA harbors:
- a CDS encoding bifunctional aspartate transaminase/aspartate 4-decarboxylase has protein sequence MTRPSIDRDEMRRLARLSPFELKDEFLRLAAAFQTDAPGQKEKSTAHMLNAGRGNPNWIATGPREAHLALGHFGIAESRRVWTADDLGGMPERHGIAARYDRFTRAHPGLPGIELLTDCLALAVDRLDLDREALIHELTDAAIGDNYPLPDRMLPHTERIVRGYLHEELMDRRPPADRLDLFATEGGTAAICYAFDSLLRNGVLRRGDRIALMVPLFSPYLEIPQLDDYRFEVVRIEANRFTEAGVREWRYPTEEVAKLEDPAIRLLCLVNPSNPPSLELSRRVAAQIKEIVATRNPGLVIVTDDVYGTFVEGFRSLAAELPRNTLLVYSYSKHYGCTGHRLGVIGLHRDNVIDDAIAALPPADTARLSRRYRSLTVAPERMRFIDRMVADSRQVALNHTAGLSLPQQAQMALFSLFALLPEGRRYKERIREIVRRRLGLLMEGSEMRMTDDSQRAGYYVELDLLSQASLAAGPEFAAYLRSTYEPTEPLFRLAEQTGVVLLNGGGFDGPEWSVRVSLANLDDLDYLKIGHHLRQILQDYLEEWRSGLD, from the coding sequence ATGACCAGGCCCTCGATCGACCGCGACGAGATGCGCCGGCTCGCCCGGCTCAGCCCCTTCGAGCTCAAGGACGAGTTCCTCCGGCTCGCCGCCGCGTTCCAGACCGACGCGCCCGGCCAGAAGGAGAAGTCCACCGCGCACATGCTCAACGCGGGCCGCGGCAACCCGAACTGGATCGCCACCGGCCCCCGCGAGGCCCACCTCGCCCTCGGCCACTTCGGCATCGCCGAGTCCCGCCGGGTCTGGACCGCCGACGACCTCGGCGGCATGCCGGAGCGGCACGGCATCGCCGCCCGCTACGACCGCTTCACCCGCGCCCATCCCGGCCTGCCCGGCATCGAGCTGCTCACCGACTGCCTCGCCCTCGCCGTCGACCGCCTCGACCTCGACCGTGAGGCCCTGATCCACGAGCTCACCGACGCCGCCATCGGCGACAACTACCCGCTGCCGGACCGGATGCTGCCGCACACCGAGCGGATCGTCCGCGGCTACCTGCACGAGGAACTGATGGACCGCCGGCCCCCCGCGGACCGGCTCGACCTGTTCGCCACCGAGGGCGGAACCGCCGCCATCTGCTACGCCTTCGACTCCCTGCTGCGCAACGGCGTGCTCCGCCGCGGCGACCGGATCGCCCTGATGGTGCCGCTGTTCAGCCCGTACCTCGAGATCCCGCAGCTGGACGACTACCGGTTCGAGGTGGTCCGGATCGAGGCCAACCGGTTCACCGAGGCCGGGGTCCGCGAGTGGCGCTACCCCACCGAGGAGGTCGCCAAGCTGGAGGACCCGGCGATCCGGCTGCTCTGCCTGGTCAACCCCTCCAACCCGCCCTCGCTGGAGCTCTCCCGCCGGGTCGCCGCGCAGATCAAGGAGATCGTCGCCACCCGCAACCCCGGGCTGGTCATCGTCACCGACGACGTGTACGGCACCTTCGTCGAGGGCTTCCGCTCGCTCGCCGCCGAGCTCCCCCGCAACACCCTGCTGGTCTACTCGTACTCCAAGCACTACGGCTGCACCGGCCACCGGCTCGGCGTCATCGGCCTGCACCGGGACAACGTCATCGACGACGCCATCGCCGCCCTCCCGCCCGCCGACACCGCCCGGCTGTCGCGCCGCTACCGGTCGCTGACCGTGGCCCCCGAGCGGATGCGGTTCATCGACCGGATGGTCGCCGACTCCCGCCAGGTCGCGCTCAACCACACCGCCGGGCTGAGCCTGCCGCAGCAGGCCCAGATGGCGCTGTTCTCGCTGTTCGCGCTGCTCCCGGAGGGCCGCCGGTACAAGGAGCGGATCCGGGAGATCGTCCGCCGCCGGCTAGGCCTGCTGATGGAGGGGTCGGAGATGCGGATGACCGACGACTCGCAGCGGGCCGGCTACTACGTGGAACTGGACCTGCTCTCCCAGGCCTCGCTCGCCGCCGGCCCGGAGTTCGCCGCGTACCTGCGCAGCACCTACGAGCCCACCGAGCCGCTGTTCCGGCTGGCCGAGCAGACCGGGGTGGTCCTGCTCAACGGCGGCGGCTTCGACGGCCCGGAGTGGTCGGTCCGGGTCTCGCTGGCCAACCTCGACGACCTGGACTACCTGAAGATCGGCCACCACCTGCGGCAGATCCTCCAGGACTACCTGGAGGAGTGGCGGTCCGGGCTGGACTGA
- a CDS encoding group III truncated hemoglobin, with product MNPATDPGTDPTRPDIADRDDLDRVLRRFYRAAFADPLIGPHFTEVAALDLESHLPVITDFWESALLRGAAYRRNAYAPHLGLHRSRPLTAAHFGRWVQLWRAAVDGAHAGPVAERAKRQAERIALSMLARLDADEADRAGAAAGPSGGFVPLSALLLRT from the coding sequence ATGAACCCCGCCACGGACCCGGGGACGGATCCCACGCGTCCCGACATCGCCGACCGGGACGACCTCGACCGCGTGCTGCGCCGCTTCTACCGCGCGGCGTTCGCCGATCCGCTGATCGGCCCGCACTTCACCGAGGTCGCCGCCCTCGACCTGGAGTCCCACCTGCCGGTGATCACGGACTTCTGGGAGAGCGCCCTGCTCCGGGGGGCCGCCTACCGGCGCAACGCGTACGCCCCGCACCTCGGGCTCCACCGCAGCCGTCCGCTGACCGCCGCGCACTTCGGTCGCTGGGTGCAGCTGTGGCGTGCCGCGGTGGACGGCGCCCACGCGGGGCCGGTCGCGGAGCGAGCCAAGCGGCAGGCGGAGCGGATCGCGCTGTCCATGCTGGCGCGGCTCGACGCGGACGAAGCCGACCGGGCAGGCGCGGCGGCGGGGCCGTCCGGCGGGTTCGTCCCGCTCTCGGCGCTGCTCCTCCGCACCTGA
- a CDS encoding MMPL family transporter — translation MSSLLGRLGGAAAARPWRVVLGWLLLIAVALGLSSAFGGTPRDDYRVPGTRSTAGNDLLVERFPEMSGASARVVVHDRAGKPVPAAALAELRTRLGGVRGAATVAEPVLSAQGDTALFAVSYRIPVTEFKGSEGLDALREAARPTQDAGLQVEFGGQVPENFNAPDGTAEAIGMVAALVILVIALGTVVSAGLPLVVALAGLGLGTALTALLSAVVDISPTAPTVASMVGLGVGIDYALLLVSRHVEGLRKGLDKRAAAAEATATAGSSVVIAGSTVLVSLLGLKLAGLSTYSSFGYATFAVVGAVMLASLTLVPALCGLAGPRLLRRAERREPTVRKAAGPTRTERWAQLIGRRPVLAAVGSLAVLLALSAPMLGMRTWPQDAGSQAAGNTTRKAYDLIADAYGPGANGPLLVAVDLRRVPVAELPPIVQKLGADPGVAAVLPPLVNQAQDAAVISVQPRTGPQDTDTRELLDRVRTEVLPEGAEVTGVVAAFSDISQRLSERLWVVVPFVVALSLILLTVLFRAPVIAVKAAAMNLLSVAAAYGVMTAIFQSDAGAKALGLPHEVPVSSWVPILMFTVLFGLSMDYEVFLLARVREDWLVTGDPKGSVVRGLSATGRVISSAAAIMVAVFTGFAIDPDITVKMMGVGMAVAVLVDATVVRLLLVPATMTLLGRLNWWLPAWLDRLLPELNVEHGGGEILPLPEPEKVPA, via the coding sequence ATGTCCTCCCTCCTCGGCCGCCTCGGCGGCGCCGCGGCCGCCAGACCCTGGCGCGTCGTCCTCGGGTGGCTGCTGCTGATAGCCGTCGCCCTCGGGCTCTCCTCGGCGTTCGGCGGCACCCCGCGCGACGACTACCGGGTGCCCGGAACCCGCTCCACGGCCGGCAACGACCTGCTCGTCGAACGCTTTCCCGAGATGTCCGGTGCCAGCGCCCGGGTGGTGGTCCACGACCGCGCGGGCAAGCCGGTACCGGCCGCCGCCCTGGCCGAGCTGCGCACCCGCCTCGGCGGTGTCCGCGGCGCCGCCACCGTCGCCGAGCCGGTGCTCTCCGCCCAGGGCGACACCGCCCTGTTCGCCGTCAGCTACCGCATCCCGGTCACCGAGTTCAAGGGCTCCGAGGGCCTGGACGCGCTCCGCGAGGCGGCCCGTCCGACCCAGGACGCCGGCCTCCAGGTCGAGTTCGGCGGCCAGGTACCGGAGAACTTCAACGCCCCCGACGGCACCGCCGAGGCGATCGGCATGGTCGCCGCCCTGGTCATCCTGGTGATCGCGCTCGGCACCGTCGTCTCCGCCGGGCTGCCGCTGGTGGTCGCCCTGGCCGGCCTCGGCCTCGGCACCGCGCTGACCGCGCTGCTCTCCGCCGTGGTGGACATCAGCCCGACCGCCCCCACCGTCGCCAGCATGGTCGGCCTCGGCGTCGGCATCGACTACGCCCTGCTGCTGGTCAGCCGGCACGTCGAGGGCCTGCGCAAGGGCCTGGACAAGCGGGCGGCGGCCGCCGAGGCCACCGCCACCGCCGGCTCCTCGGTGGTGATCGCCGGCTCCACCGTGCTGGTCTCCCTGCTCGGCCTCAAGCTGGCCGGCCTGTCCACCTACTCCTCCTTCGGCTACGCCACCTTCGCCGTGGTCGGGGCCGTGATGCTGGCCTCGCTCACCCTCGTCCCGGCGCTGTGCGGGCTGGCCGGCCCGCGCCTGCTGCGCCGCGCCGAGCGCCGCGAGCCCACCGTCCGCAAGGCCGCGGGACCGACCCGGACCGAGCGCTGGGCGCAGCTGATCGGCCGCCGCCCGGTGCTGGCCGCGGTCGGTTCGCTGGCCGTCCTGCTGGCGCTGTCCGCGCCGATGCTGGGCATGCGGACCTGGCCGCAGGACGCCGGCAGCCAGGCCGCCGGGAACACCACCCGCAAGGCGTACGACCTGATCGCCGACGCGTACGGGCCCGGCGCCAACGGGCCGCTGCTGGTCGCGGTGGACCTCAGGCGGGTGCCCGTCGCCGAACTCCCGCCGATCGTGCAGAAGCTGGGCGCCGACCCGGGCGTGGCCGCGGTCCTGCCGCCGCTGGTGAACCAGGCTCAGGACGCCGCGGTGATCTCGGTCCAGCCGAGGACCGGCCCGCAGGACACCGACACCAGGGAACTGCTCGACCGGGTCCGCACCGAGGTCCTGCCCGAGGGCGCCGAGGTCACCGGCGTGGTCGCCGCCTTCTCCGACATCTCCCAGCGGCTGTCCGAGCGGCTGTGGGTGGTGGTGCCGTTCGTGGTGGCGCTGTCGCTGATCCTGCTCACCGTGCTGTTCCGGGCGCCGGTGATCGCGGTGAAGGCCGCCGCGATGAACCTGCTCTCGGTGGCCGCGGCGTACGGCGTGATGACGGCGATCTTCCAGTCCGACGCGGGCGCCAAGGCGCTCGGCCTGCCGCACGAGGTACCGGTGTCCAGCTGGGTGCCGATCCTGATGTTCACCGTGCTGTTCGGCCTGTCGATGGACTACGAGGTGTTCCTGCTCGCCCGGGTCCGTGAGGACTGGCTGGTCACCGGCGACCCCAAGGGCAGCGTGGTGCGCGGCCTGTCGGCCACCGGACGGGTGATCAGCAGCGCGGCCGCGATCATGGTGGCGGTGTTCACCGGCTTCGCGATCGACCCGGACATCACCGTGAAGATGATGGGCGTGGGCATGGCCGTGGCGGTGCTGGTGGACGCCACCGTGGTCCGCCTGCTGCTCGTCCCGGCCACCATGACCCTGCTCGGCCGCCTCAACTGGTGGCTCCCGGCCTGGCTGGACCGCCTGCTGCCCGAGCTCAACGTGGAGCACGGCGGCGGGGAGATCCTGCCGCTGCCCGAGCCGGAGAAGGTCCCGGCCTGA
- a CDS encoding carboxymuconolactone decarboxylase family protein: MARLPQLTPDTAEADQRDLLEATRRQLGRVPHLYAALANGPAALRGYLALRDALTGGVLDERLREQLALLVAQENGCLYCVSAHTLRGGRLLGMSEEELLATRRAEDTDPHARAVLGIASEVVRTRGRVDDALLALARADGVTDAELAEIVAHVALNTLSNYFNHLAEPDLDFPAVASMDVTDAEAAR, encoded by the coding sequence GTGGCACGCCTACCGCAGCTCACCCCGGACACCGCCGAGGCCGACCAGCGCGACCTGCTGGAGGCCACCCGCCGGCAGCTCGGCCGGGTCCCCCACTTGTACGCCGCGCTGGCCAACGGCCCGGCCGCCCTGCGCGGCTACCTGGCCCTGCGCGACGCGCTGACCGGCGGCGTCCTGGACGAGCGGCTGCGCGAGCAGCTGGCCCTGCTGGTGGCCCAGGAGAACGGCTGCCTCTACTGCGTCTCGGCGCACACCCTGCGCGGCGGCCGGCTGCTGGGCATGTCGGAGGAGGAGCTGCTGGCCACCCGCCGGGCCGAGGACACCGACCCGCACGCCCGGGCGGTCCTGGGGATCGCCTCCGAGGTGGTCCGCACCCGGGGCCGGGTGGACGACGCGCTGCTGGCCCTGGCCCGGGCGGACGGTGTCACGGACGCGGAGCTGGCGGAGATCGTCGCGCATGTCGCGCTCAACACGCTCTCCAACTACTTCAACCACCTCGCCGAGCCCGACCTGGACTTCCCCGCGGTCGCCTCGATGGACGTCACGGACGCGGAGGCCGCCCGGTGA
- a CDS encoding winged helix-turn-helix domain-containing protein produces the protein MSSSTATLPVPSATPHLRAVRSVQPGAERWRTPAVPQPAARPAPGPLPVADPAEAPVPYTAHALLNGLPEGATVVAALPQSALPPQLLARFGAQPAARAGAEGEANPLVGYLVLVPADQAGPLPDQPRPANSPARPRPAVVPADRGITVDPDRRNAYVDGRLLDLTYLEFELLAHLAGHPHRVHTRDHLVTSVWGYGHVGDGRTVDVHVARLRRKLGSPYRDAIVTVRRVGYKYAPIA, from the coding sequence ATGTCCTCCTCCACGGCCACCCTGCCCGTTCCCTCCGCCACCCCGCACCTGCGCGCGGTCCGTTCCGTCCAGCCGGGCGCCGAGCGGTGGCGCACCCCGGCGGTTCCCCAGCCCGCCGCCCGGCCCGCCCCCGGTCCGCTCCCCGTCGCGGACCCCGCCGAGGCGCCCGTCCCGTACACCGCCCACGCGCTGCTGAACGGACTGCCCGAGGGCGCGACGGTGGTCGCCGCCCTCCCGCAGTCCGCGCTGCCGCCGCAGCTGCTCGCCCGGTTCGGCGCCCAGCCGGCCGCCCGGGCGGGCGCCGAGGGCGAGGCGAACCCGCTGGTGGGCTACCTCGTCCTGGTGCCCGCCGACCAGGCCGGACCGCTGCCCGACCAGCCCCGGCCCGCGAACTCCCCCGCCCGGCCCCGCCCGGCGGTGGTCCCCGCCGACCGGGGCATCACCGTGGACCCGGACCGGCGCAACGCCTACGTCGACGGCCGGCTGCTCGACCTGACCTACCTGGAGTTCGAGCTGCTCGCCCACCTCGCCGGGCACCCGCACCGGGTGCACACCCGCGACCACCTGGTCACCTCGGTGTGGGGCTACGGGCACGTCGGCGACGGCCGCACGGTGGACGTCCACGTCGCCCGGCTGCGCCGCAAGCTCGGATCCCCCTACCGGGACGCCATCGTGACGGTCCGTCGGGTCGGCTACAAGTACGCGCCGATCGCCTGA
- a CDS encoding BTAD domain-containing putative transcriptional regulator produces MVRIKVLGALTAQVAGAAVNLGGPRQRGVLAQLLVARGEAVPADRLIENLWRGAPPAKAAASLQAYVSNLRRLLEPARGPREPARLLVTEARGYALRTAATDAAEFERLLTAARAGSEESPEAALALWTGAPYAEFADEPWAAAETARLTELWLGARELAVARTLEAGRPAEAVPAARVLAEQFPLREEGWRLWALALWGSGRQAEALEALRGARAVLAEELGLDPGPALTELEAAILRGRTDLLGPAHPAPPSLHPTVPTPAAPTPTAPTPAPSPLPPVPAGPRRPRTGAAGGTPPLFVGREPELAVLREAAEAARSARSVVLVTGEAGAGKSTLLGRLRAELLDAGWLVASGRCPETEGAPPAWAWTEALRELAAQAPPGPGIAPELEPLFAEDDRAVRQDALAGRFQLHRAVRDWLATAARRAPVAVIVDDLHAADRETRALLAELLAARAVPGVLLVLAHRPGEGELTDLLAVLARQSPYRLPLAGLAEPEAGRLIGSICPDPVDADTVRALTERTGGNPFYLVESAQLLAGEGALVAVQEVPQGVRDVLRRRFDRLPAATVEALRLAAVAGRETEVELLLHAGDWGEDVLLDALESALAGGLLTEPGPGTVRFTHALVRDTLYADLSGLRRARLHGRIAAALRALRPDRLTALAHHYTRAASGTTAERAVEYCVRAAEAAMRRYAHETSAALFGQALDNLDRVPEGGDDRAARRIDLLGSLLNAQVRAGEVAAASATKAAAIKLAVETGREDLTIRAWTAWTEPTPWVTRAYGTFDQAAVDTLTRLLRRPGLPPVTRCRLLDALTYELDCSGDPLGWDVAGEAVAIARAEGDPRLLALALAAEARTHDHEQAVGLRTGVAEELGALAEAHDLPAYRWHAEHLASTVAAARGDLPEYRRRMEAAAAIAERYGLAELIDVGRCQRATLALAAGDTDLAERLYDEALTGLRARRSVHAEGYGALARVTIAMRRGTLAGELPLIRRMTGRYGAIVADMLALALIDDGREEEARRVWAERTEVRHDYYHSYFLVTRAMVAVALGAVDEAAVLIEQLRPLDGLVAGAGSTSIALRPVALSLGELAVLLGRGEEAAAAFARAAEVARRWESPGWEAEALAALHRLAPAG; encoded by the coding sequence ATGGTGCGGATAAAGGTGCTCGGTGCGCTGACGGCGCAGGTGGCGGGGGCGGCGGTGAACCTGGGCGGCCCGCGGCAGCGCGGGGTGCTCGCGCAGTTGCTGGTGGCCCGGGGTGAGGCCGTGCCGGCCGACCGGCTGATCGAGAACCTGTGGCGGGGTGCGCCGCCCGCGAAGGCGGCGGCGTCCCTGCAGGCGTACGTGTCCAATCTGCGCCGGCTGCTGGAGCCGGCCCGCGGGCCCCGCGAGCCCGCACGGCTGCTGGTGACCGAGGCACGCGGGTACGCGCTGCGTACGGCGGCCACCGACGCGGCGGAGTTCGAGCGTCTGCTGACGGCGGCCCGGGCCGGTTCCGAGGAGTCGCCGGAGGCGGCGCTGGCGCTGTGGACGGGCGCCCCGTACGCGGAGTTCGCGGACGAGCCGTGGGCGGCCGCCGAGACCGCCCGGCTCACCGAGCTGTGGCTCGGTGCCCGTGAGCTCGCGGTCGCCCGGACGCTGGAGGCGGGCCGCCCGGCGGAGGCGGTGCCGGCCGCCCGGGTGCTGGCGGAGCAGTTCCCGCTGCGTGAGGAGGGCTGGCGGCTGTGGGCCCTGGCGCTGTGGGGGAGCGGGCGCCAGGCGGAGGCGCTGGAGGCGCTCCGCGGGGCCCGTGCGGTGCTGGCGGAGGAGCTCGGCCTGGATCCGGGCCCGGCCCTGACCGAACTGGAGGCGGCCATCCTGCGCGGCCGCACCGACCTGCTGGGCCCGGCCCATCCCGCGCCGCCGTCCCTGCACCCGACCGTCCCCACCCCGGCCGCCCCCACCCCGACCGCCCCCACCCCGGCGCCGTCCCCCCTCCCGCCGGTGCCTGCCGGCCCCCGCCGGCCTCGGACCGGTGCGGCCGGCGGCACCCCGCCGCTGTTCGTGGGGCGGGAGCCGGAGCTGGCGGTGCTGCGGGAGGCGGCGGAGGCGGCCCGGTCGGCGCGGTCGGTGGTGCTGGTGACCGGTGAGGCGGGTGCCGGCAAGTCCACGCTGCTCGGCCGGCTGCGGGCCGAACTCCTCGACGCCGGCTGGCTGGTGGCGTCCGGGCGCTGCCCGGAGACCGAGGGCGCCCCGCCCGCGTGGGCGTGGACCGAGGCGCTGCGCGAGCTGGCCGCCCAGGCGCCGCCCGGTCCGGGGATCGCCCCCGAGCTGGAGCCGCTGTTCGCCGAGGACGACCGGGCGGTCCGTCAGGACGCGCTGGCCGGACGGTTCCAGCTGCACCGGGCGGTCCGCGACTGGCTGGCCACCGCGGCCCGCCGGGCGCCGGTGGCGGTGATCGTCGACGACCTGCACGCCGCCGACCGGGAGACCCGGGCACTGCTGGCCGAGCTGCTCGCCGCCCGGGCCGTCCCCGGGGTGCTGCTGGTGCTGGCGCACCGGCCGGGTGAGGGCGAGCTCACCGACCTACTGGCCGTGCTGGCCCGGCAGTCGCCGTACCGGCTGCCGCTGGCCGGGCTGGCGGAGCCGGAGGCGGGCCGGCTGATCGGCTCGATCTGCCCGGACCCGGTGGACGCGGACACCGTCCGCGCGCTCACCGAGCGCACCGGCGGCAACCCGTTCTACCTGGTGGAGAGCGCCCAGCTGCTGGCCGGCGAGGGCGCCCTGGTCGCGGTGCAGGAGGTCCCGCAGGGCGTCCGCGACGTGCTGCGCCGCCGTTTCGACCGGCTGCCCGCCGCCACCGTGGAGGCGCTTCGGCTGGCTGCCGTGGCCGGCCGCGAGACCGAGGTCGAACTCCTGCTGCACGCGGGCGACTGGGGCGAGGACGTGCTGCTGGACGCGCTGGAGTCGGCGCTGGCCGGCGGCCTGCTCACCGAGCCCGGGCCGGGGACCGTCCGGTTCACCCACGCCCTGGTCCGGGACACCCTGTACGCCGACCTCAGCGGCCTGCGCCGGGCCCGTCTGCACGGCCGGATCGCGGCCGCCCTGCGCGCCCTGCGCCCGGACCGGCTGACCGCCCTCGCCCACCACTACACCCGGGCGGCGTCCGGCACCACGGCCGAACGCGCGGTGGAGTACTGCGTGCGGGCCGCCGAGGCGGCGATGCGCCGGTACGCCCACGAGACCAGCGCCGCCCTGTTCGGCCAGGCGCTGGACAACCTGGACCGCGTCCCCGAGGGCGGCGACGACCGGGCGGCCCGCCGCATCGACCTGCTGGGCTCCCTGCTGAACGCCCAGGTCAGGGCGGGTGAGGTGGCCGCCGCCAGCGCCACCAAGGCTGCCGCGATCAAGCTCGCCGTGGAGACCGGCCGGGAGGACCTCACCATCCGGGCGTGGACGGCGTGGACCGAGCCCACCCCGTGGGTCACCCGCGCCTACGGCACCTTCGACCAGGCCGCCGTGGACACCCTCACCCGCCTGCTGCGCCGTCCCGGCCTGCCCCCGGTCACCCGCTGCCGGCTGCTGGACGCCCTCACCTACGAGCTGGACTGCTCCGGCGACCCGCTGGGCTGGGACGTCGCCGGCGAGGCGGTGGCCATCGCCCGGGCCGAGGGCGACCCGCGACTGCTCGCCCTCGCCCTGGCCGCCGAGGCCCGCACCCACGACCACGAGCAGGCGGTCGGGCTGCGCACCGGCGTCGCGGAGGAGCTCGGCGCGCTGGCCGAGGCCCACGACCTGCCCGCCTACCGCTGGCACGCCGAGCACCTGGCGAGCACGGTCGCGGCGGCCCGCGGCGACCTGCCCGAGTACCGCCGCCGGATGGAGGCCGCCGCGGCGATCGCCGAGCGCTACGGGCTGGCCGAGCTGATCGACGTCGGCCGCTGCCAGCGCGCCACGCTCGCCCTCGCCGCCGGGGACACCGACCTCGCCGAGCGGCTGTACGACGAGGCCCTCACCGGGCTGCGGGCCCGCCGCTCGGTGCACGCCGAGGGCTACGGCGCCCTCGCCCGGGTCACCATCGCCATGCGCCGCGGCACCCTGGCCGGGGAACTGCCGCTGATCCGCCGGATGACCGGCCGGTACGGGGCGATCGTGGCCGACATGCTGGCGCTGGCGCTGATCGACGACGGCCGCGAGGAGGAGGCCCGCCGGGTGTGGGCCGAGCGGACCGAGGTCCGGCACGACTACTACCACTCGTACTTCCTGGTGACCCGGGCCATGGTGGCGGTCGCACTCGGCGCGGTGGACGAGGCGGCCGTGCTGATCGAGCAGCTGCGGCCGCTGGACGGCCTGGTCGCGGGCGCCGGCAGCACCTCGATCGCGCTGAGGCCGGTGGCCCTCTCGCTGGGCGAGCTGGCCGTCCTGCTGGGACGCGGGGAGGAGGCCGCCGCGGCCTTCGCCCGGGCCGCCGAGGTGGCCCGCCGCTGGGAGTCCCCGGGCTGGGAGGCCGAGGCGCTGGCGGCCCTGCACCGGCTGGCACCCGCCGGCTGA
- a CDS encoding LysE family translocator — MQARSCARSGPLTPAARPAGPGQTPSQREPVYRRAALANLLNPKAASIQLTLVPQFVDPAGPVGGQILALATAHALLMTVWLFGWALLLRRASHLVARPGCRTAAARVGSVVLLALGLRAVAA; from the coding sequence GTGCAGGCGCGCAGTTGTGCGCGCTCCGGGCCGCTGACGCCGGCCGCCCGGCCCGCCGGCCCTGGGCAGACCCCGTCCCAGCGGGAACCGGTCTACCGCCGGGCCGCCCTCGCCAACCTGCTCAACCCGAAGGCGGCGTCGATCCAGCTGACCCTGGTGCCCCAGTTCGTCGATCCCGCCGGGCCGGTCGGGGGTCAGATCCTGGCCCTCGCCACCGCCCACGCCCTGCTGATGACGGTCTGGCTGTTCGGTTGGGCCCTGCTCCTGCGGCGCGCCTCACACCTCGTGGCGCGTCCCGGGTGCAGGACCGCGGCCGCCCGGGTCGGCTCGGTCGTGCTGCTCGCCCTCGGCCTCCGGGCCGTGGCGGCCTGA
- a CDS encoding aldo/keto reductase has translation MTYLAADDRYASMSYRRAGRSGVQLPAVSLGLWHNFGDTQPLEVQRAVLRRAFDRGVTHFDLANNYGPPYGSAERNFGTLFAQDFRPYRDELFIASKAGYDMWPGPYGDGGSRKYLLASLDQSLGRMGLEYVDVFYSHRYDPHTPLEETMGALDRAVRSGKALYAGISNYPAEQHREAVAILRELGTPVLMNQARYSILDRGPEDGLLEAIGDTQTSLIAFSPLAQGLLTDRYLGGNVPAGSRMSVGHFLKEEALSGAKLEQLRALNKVAEGRGQSLAQLALSWVLRDQRVVSVIIGASSVAQLDQNLDALAAGPLTAEELAEIDRLSR, from the coding sequence ATGACCTACCTCGCCGCCGACGACCGCTACGCCTCGATGTCCTACCGCCGCGCCGGACGCAGCGGTGTGCAGCTGCCCGCCGTCTCGCTCGGCCTGTGGCACAACTTCGGTGACACCCAGCCGCTGGAGGTGCAGCGCGCGGTGCTGCGCCGGGCCTTCGACCGCGGTGTCACGCACTTCGACCTGGCCAACAACTACGGCCCGCCGTACGGCAGTGCCGAGCGCAACTTCGGCACCCTCTTCGCGCAGGACTTCCGCCCCTACCGCGACGAGCTGTTCATCGCCAGCAAGGCCGGGTACGACATGTGGCCCGGCCCGTACGGCGACGGCGGCAGCCGCAAGTACCTGCTGGCCAGCCTCGACCAGTCGCTCGGCCGGATGGGTCTGGAGTACGTCGACGTCTTCTACTCGCACCGGTACGACCCGCACACGCCGCTGGAGGAGACCATGGGCGCCCTCGACCGGGCGGTCCGGTCGGGCAAGGCCCTGTACGCGGGCATCTCCAACTACCCGGCCGAGCAGCACCGGGAGGCGGTGGCGATCCTGCGGGAGCTGGGTACGCCGGTGCTGATGAACCAGGCGCGGTACTCGATCCTGGACCGTGGGCCCGAGGACGGGCTGCTGGAGGCGATCGGGGACACCCAGACCAGCCTGATCGCGTTCTCGCCGCTGGCGCAGGGCCTGCTGACCGACCGCTACCTGGGCGGGAACGTGCCGGCGGGGTCGCGGATGTCGGTGGGGCACTTCCTCAAGGAGGAGGCGCTGAGCGGGGCGAAGCTGGAGCAGCTGAGAGCGCTGAACAAGGTCGCCGAGGGACGTGGGCAGAGCCTGGCGCAGCTGGCGCTGTCCTGGGTGCTGCGGGACCAGCGGGTGGTGTCGGTGATCATCGGCGCGAGCAGCGTGGCGCAGCTGGACCAGAACCTGGACGCACTCGCGGCGGGGCCGCTCACCGCCGAGGAGCTGGCCGAGATCGACCGGCTCTCCCGCTAG